In Streptomyces sp. P3, one DNA window encodes the following:
- a CDS encoding glycoside hydrolase family 2 TIM barrel-domain containing protein — translation MSHPHVSPMDRPDRPRWAEPDHLPRTAVSRRRLLEGSAAVLGALALSAPTAARAAVPSEATGAAGAPEWNGRIDVFRLGAEAPHTTLMPYADLTQALAADRTRSPYRLSLDGVWKFAHAERPDDRDADFYRTDLDDRGWDTLPVPSAWQLHGYDRPIYVNITYPWWGPNGLGEEAQPPAAPTRYNPVGQYRRTFTLPRGWSGRRTFLHFEGVKSAHYVWINGTLVGYHEDSYDPAEYDITAHLEEGVNQIAVEVYRYSDGDWLEDQDMIRLSGIFRSVYLYSTPAVHLRDFRLDTPLSDDYRAAELSVTASVRDYGGGGAGRYAVETQLYDAKGHPVWPRPLVQAVALAAGEESTVRAAKAVATPRLWSAEQPNLYTAVLRLRDPAGKVIEILSHRVGFREFALRDGLMRINGRPVSFRGTNRHEMHPRHGSALTRADMVEDIGIIKRLNINSVRTSHYPNNPHWLELADEYGLYLVDETNLETHGIRGQYPGDHAEWTTACVARAQNMVHRDKNHASVVIWSLGNEAGGGTTFNAMHDWIRSYDTTRVIQYEGDDRPGISDIRSEMYDSPSRVEARAKDTADTRPYVMIEYSHAMGNSSGNFRKYWDLVRRHDVLQGGWIWDFVDQALTWPTPARKLFTESGPAALRGEVIAPSGGFSRDKGVFGGTVFARDTGLDLTGSLTLEAWATPKVTGNHQPILAKGDTHYALKQTDRTLEFFIYGSGQWAAASWALPAGWTGAEHHVAGVFDAAAGTLTLYVDGSVRATRTTSVRPAVNTAPLSLATDVDNPTREFSGTVRRARVYARALSAAELASDSRGPGDDGVRFWFDAATVGFGEKRPRDRTFYAYGGDWGDNPNDGAFSGDGIVTADRGLTGKSAEVKRIYQAIGAAPAAGARLAPGAALTLTNENLFTNLREYDGRWELVADGKVVQHGRLSRAQLDVAPLSSKEITVPFRLPARPAPGAEYFLQLSFTTSRSTKWAKAGFEAARAQIAVDAGSPAVTPVPLGSVPALARQDGAGSVTVTGRGFSVVVDKRTGLISSYRAGGVRLLASGPAPNFWRAPTDNDRGNGQHTRNQTWRDAGARRRVTGVTVRALRDRAVEIKVVGTLPTTTESTYTTTYTVFGNGEIKVDNTLHPGAASLPYIPEVGTLLLLPGSLENLHYYGRGPEENHWDRNDATDVGLYSGTVTGQWTSYLRPQENGNRTDVRWVALTDDDGNGLLVSGEPLLEVNASHFTPEDLSVGARHDYQLTARKEVVLRLAHRQMGVGGDNSWGAHTHDEYKLFADRDYAYTYRLRPLTDVTEATKASRRPTATT, via the coding sequence ATGTCACACCCGCACGTGTCACCCATGGACCGGCCGGACCGCCCCCGGTGGGCGGAGCCGGACCATCTCCCGCGGACGGCCGTCAGCCGCCGCCGGCTGCTCGAAGGGTCGGCCGCCGTGCTCGGCGCGCTCGCCCTGTCCGCGCCCACCGCCGCCCGCGCGGCCGTGCCGTCCGAGGCGACGGGGGCGGCCGGCGCCCCCGAATGGAACGGCCGCATCGACGTCTTCCGGCTGGGCGCCGAGGCCCCGCACACCACCCTGATGCCCTACGCCGACCTCACCCAGGCCCTGGCGGCCGACCGTACGCGCTCGCCGTATCGGCTCAGTCTCGACGGGGTCTGGAAGTTCGCCCATGCCGAACGTCCCGACGACCGCGACGCCGACTTCTACCGCACCGACCTGGACGACCGCGGCTGGGACACCCTCCCCGTGCCCTCCGCCTGGCAGCTGCACGGCTACGACCGCCCGATCTACGTCAACATCACCTACCCCTGGTGGGGCCCCAACGGCCTGGGCGAGGAGGCGCAGCCGCCCGCCGCACCCACCCGCTACAACCCCGTCGGCCAGTACCGCCGCACCTTCACGCTCCCGCGCGGCTGGTCCGGACGGCGGACCTTCCTGCACTTCGAGGGCGTCAAGTCCGCCCACTACGTATGGATCAACGGGACGCTCGTCGGCTACCACGAGGACTCCTACGACCCGGCCGAGTACGACATCACCGCGCACCTCGAGGAGGGCGTCAACCAGATCGCCGTGGAGGTCTACCGCTACTCCGACGGCGACTGGCTGGAGGACCAGGACATGATCCGGCTGAGCGGCATCTTCCGCTCGGTCTACCTCTACTCCACGCCCGCCGTGCACCTGCGCGACTTCCGGCTGGACACCCCGCTGAGCGACGACTACCGGGCGGCCGAGCTGTCGGTCACCGCGAGCGTGCGGGACTACGGCGGCGGGGGCGCGGGCCGGTACGCCGTCGAGACCCAGCTGTACGACGCGAAGGGCCACCCGGTGTGGCCCAGACCGCTGGTCCAGGCCGTCGCCCTCGCCGCCGGGGAGGAGAGCACCGTCCGGGCCGCGAAGGCCGTGGCCACGCCGCGCCTGTGGTCGGCCGAACAGCCGAACCTCTACACGGCCGTGCTCCGCCTGCGGGACCCCGCCGGAAAGGTGATCGAAATCCTTTCCCACCGGGTGGGCTTCCGCGAGTTCGCGCTCCGGGACGGCCTCATGCGCATCAACGGCCGGCCCGTCTCGTTCCGGGGCACCAACCGGCACGAGATGCACCCCCGGCACGGCTCGGCTCTCACCCGCGCCGACATGGTCGAGGACATCGGGATCATCAAACGGCTGAACATCAACAGCGTCCGCACCTCGCACTACCCCAACAACCCGCACTGGCTCGAACTCGCCGACGAGTACGGCCTGTACCTCGTCGACGAGACCAATCTCGAGACCCACGGCATCCGGGGCCAGTACCCCGGCGACCACGCCGAGTGGACGACGGCCTGCGTGGCCCGTGCGCAGAACATGGTCCACCGGGACAAGAACCACGCCTCGGTCGTCATCTGGTCGCTCGGCAACGAGGCCGGCGGCGGCACCACGTTCAACGCCATGCACGACTGGATCCGCTCGTACGACACCACGCGCGTCATCCAGTACGAGGGCGACGACCGCCCGGGGATCAGCGACATCCGCTCCGAGATGTACGACAGTCCCTCCCGCGTCGAGGCGAGGGCGAAGGACACCGCCGACACCCGGCCGTACGTGATGATCGAGTACTCCCACGCGATGGGCAACTCCAGCGGAAACTTCAGGAAATACTGGGACCTGGTGCGCCGCCACGACGTACTGCAGGGCGGCTGGATCTGGGACTTCGTCGATCAGGCACTGACCTGGCCCACCCCCGCCCGCAAGCTGTTCACCGAGTCCGGCCCCGCCGCGCTGCGCGGTGAGGTCATCGCCCCCAGCGGCGGCTTCAGCCGCGACAAGGGCGTCTTCGGCGGCACCGTCTTCGCCCGTGACACGGGGCTCGACCTCACGGGGTCCCTCACCCTGGAAGCCTGGGCGACCCCGAAGGTGACCGGCAACCACCAGCCGATCCTCGCCAAGGGCGACACCCACTACGCACTGAAACAGACCGACAGGACGCTGGAGTTCTTCATCTACGGCAGCGGACAGTGGGCCGCCGCGAGCTGGGCGCTGCCGGCCGGATGGACGGGTGCCGAACACCACGTCGCGGGCGTTTTCGACGCGGCGGCGGGCACCCTGACGCTGTACGTCGACGGCTCCGTCCGGGCCACCCGGACCACCTCGGTGCGCCCTGCCGTCAACACCGCACCGCTCTCCCTGGCCACCGACGTCGACAACCCCACCCGGGAGTTCAGCGGAACCGTGCGACGGGCCCGGGTGTACGCCCGCGCGCTGAGCGCGGCCGAGCTGGCCTCCGACAGCCGCGGGCCCGGCGACGACGGCGTGCGCTTCTGGTTCGACGCCGCCACCGTCGGCTTCGGCGAGAAGCGGCCCCGCGACAGGACGTTCTACGCCTACGGCGGCGACTGGGGCGACAACCCCAACGACGGCGCGTTCTCCGGCGACGGGATCGTCACCGCCGACCGCGGGCTCACCGGCAAGTCCGCCGAGGTCAAGCGGATCTACCAGGCGATCGGCGCGGCCCCCGCCGCCGGCGCCCGGCTCGCCCCGGGCGCGGCGCTCACGCTCACCAACGAGAACCTCTTCACGAACCTCCGTGAGTACGACGGACGGTGGGAGCTGGTGGCGGACGGCAAGGTGGTGCAGCACGGACGGCTCAGCCGCGCCCAGCTGGACGTGGCGCCGCTGTCGAGCAAGGAGATCACCGTGCCGTTCCGGCTGCCGGCCCGGCCGGCACCGGGCGCGGAGTACTTCCTGCAGCTGTCGTTCACCACCAGCCGGAGCACGAAGTGGGCGAAGGCCGGCTTCGAGGCGGCCCGCGCGCAGATCGCCGTGGACGCGGGCAGCCCCGCCGTCACCCCTGTGCCGCTGGGCTCCGTCCCCGCACTCGCCCGTCAGGACGGCGCGGGGTCGGTCACCGTCACGGGCCGCGGCTTCTCGGTCGTCGTCGACAAGAGGACGGGCCTGATCAGCTCCTACCGGGCCGGCGGCGTCCGGCTGCTGGCCTCGGGGCCCGCCCCCAACTTCTGGCGGGCGCCGACCGACAACGACCGCGGCAACGGCCAGCACACCCGCAACCAGACCTGGCGCGACGCCGGCGCCCGTCGCCGGGTGACCGGTGTGACCGTGCGGGCCCTGCGCGACCGGGCCGTCGAGATCAAGGTCGTCGGCACCCTGCCCACCACGACGGAGTCGACGTACACCACCACCTACACCGTTTTCGGAAACGGTGAGATCAAAGTCGACAACACCCTGCACCCGGGCGCGGCCTCGCTGCCCTACATCCCCGAGGTGGGAACCCTGCTCCTGCTGCCCGGCAGCCTGGAGAATCTGCACTACTACGGACGCGGCCCCGAGGAGAACCACTGGGACCGCAACGACGCCACCGACGTCGGCCTGTACTCCGGCACCGTCACCGGGCAGTGGACCTCCTATCTGCGACCGCAGGAGAACGGCAACAGGACGGACGTCCGCTGGGTCGCCCTCACCGACGACGACGGCAACGGCCTGCTCGTCTCCGGTGAGCCGCTCCTGGAGGTCAACGCGTCGCACTTCACCCCCGAGGACCTGTCGGTCGGGGCCCGGCACGACTACCAGCTCACCGCGCGCAAGGAGGTCGTCCTGCGCCTGGCGCACCGGCAGATGGGCGTCGGCGGGGACAACAGCTGGGGTGCGCACACGCACGACGAGTACAAGCTGTTCGCCGACCGCGACTACGCGTACACCTACCGGCTGCGGCCGCTGACGGACGTCACCGAGGCGACGAAGGCCTCGCGGCGGCCCACGGCAACGACGTAG
- the lpdA gene encoding dihydrolipoyl dehydrogenase, producing the protein MAEQDERFDVVVLGAGPGGYVAAVRAAQLGKRVAVVEEKYWGGVCLNVGCIPTKALLRNAELAHIFTREAKTFGIRVDGQVSFDYGEAYRRSRKVADGRVKGVHYLMKKNKITELHGRGTFVDDHTLTVTGADGETRTIGFDSCIIATGATPRLLPGTRRTARVVTYEEQILADDLPQSIVVAGAGAIGIEFAYVLHNYGVKVTIVEFLDRMAPLEDVEVSAELARQYRKLGIDVLTSTRVESIDESGPRVRVTVTGKDGAQQVLEADKVLQAIGFAPNVTGFGLENTKVAVTERGAIDVDGRCRTSVPHIYAIGDVTAKLMLAHTAEAMGVVAAETLAGAETMELDYAMIPRATYCQPQIASFGYTEAQARERGHDVKVAKFPFTANGKAHGLGDVTGFVKLISDAKYGELLGGHLIGPDVTELLPELTLAQQWDLTVHEVARNVHAHPTLGEAVKEAVHGLAGHMINM; encoded by the coding sequence ATGGCCGAGCAGGACGAACGCTTCGACGTCGTGGTCCTCGGCGCCGGCCCCGGCGGCTACGTCGCCGCGGTCCGCGCCGCCCAACTGGGCAAGCGCGTTGCCGTAGTCGAGGAGAAGTACTGGGGCGGCGTCTGTCTCAACGTGGGCTGCATCCCCACCAAGGCCCTCCTGCGCAACGCCGAACTCGCCCACATCTTCACCCGCGAGGCGAAGACCTTCGGCATCAGGGTCGACGGACAGGTCTCCTTCGACTACGGCGAGGCCTACCGCCGCAGCCGCAAGGTCGCCGACGGCAGGGTCAAGGGCGTCCACTACCTGATGAAGAAGAACAAGATCACCGAGCTCCACGGCCGCGGCACGTTCGTGGACGACCACACCCTCACGGTGACCGGGGCGGACGGGGAAACCCGCACCATCGGTTTCGACAGCTGCATCATCGCGACCGGAGCCACCCCCAGACTGCTTCCCGGCACCAGGCGCACCGCCCGCGTGGTGACGTACGAGGAGCAGATCCTCGCCGACGACCTCCCGCAGTCGATCGTCGTCGCGGGCGCCGGGGCGATCGGCATCGAGTTCGCCTACGTCCTGCACAACTACGGCGTGAAGGTCACGATCGTCGAGTTCCTGGACCGTATGGCGCCCCTGGAGGACGTCGAGGTCTCCGCCGAACTCGCCCGCCAGTACCGCAAGCTGGGCATCGACGTGCTCACGTCGACGCGCGTGGAGTCCATCGACGAGTCCGGTCCGCGGGTGCGGGTCACCGTCACCGGCAAGGACGGCGCCCAGCAGGTCCTCGAGGCCGACAAGGTCCTCCAGGCGATCGGCTTCGCCCCGAACGTCACCGGATTCGGCCTGGAGAACACCAAGGTCGCGGTCACCGAACGCGGCGCGATCGACGTCGACGGCCGCTGCCGCACCTCGGTCCCGCACATCTACGCCATCGGTGACGTCACCGCGAAGCTCATGCTCGCGCACACCGCCGAGGCGATGGGCGTCGTCGCCGCCGAGACCCTCGCCGGAGCGGAGACCATGGAGCTGGACTACGCCATGATCCCGCGCGCCACCTACTGCCAGCCGCAGATCGCCAGCTTCGGCTACACCGAGGCCCAGGCCCGCGAGCGCGGCCACGACGTCAAGGTGGCGAAGTTCCCCTTCACCGCGAACGGCAAGGCGCACGGCCTCGGCGACGTCACCGGCTTCGTGAAGCTGATCAGCGACGCCAAGTACGGCGAGCTGCTCGGCGGCCACCTCATCGGCCCCGACGTCACCGAACTCCTGCCCGAGCTCACGCTGGCCCAGCAGTGGGACCTCACCGTCCACGAGGTCGCCCGCAACGTCCACGCCCATCCGACGCTGGGCGAGGCCGTCAAGGAGGCGGTGCACGGACTGGCCGGACACATGATCAACATGTAG
- a CDS encoding AlkA N-terminal domain-containing protein, translating to MQNGMHTDRERCVRAVRSKDARFDGWFFTAVLTTGIYCRPSCPAVPPKPENMVFRPSAAACQQAGFRACKRCRPDTSPGSPEWNRRADLVARAMRLIADGVVDREGVPGLAARLGYSTRQIERQLVGELGAGPLALARAQRAQTARLLIETTALPMADVAFAAGFASVRTFNDTVREVFALAPSALRARVPRKDAPVHPATPGTLVLRLPFRTPLNPDNLFGHLAATGVPGVEEWRDGAFRRTLRLPYGHGVVALTPNPDHIGCRLTLSDLRDLTVAISRCRRMLDLDADPVAVDDQLRTDPLLAPLVDKAPGRRVPRTVDEAEFAVRAVLGQQVSTAAARTHAARLVTAHGDPVDDPEGGLTHLFPSPEALAEVDPGSLAMPRTRRTTFTTLVRELAAGTLRLGAESDWPEARARLLALPGFGPWTTDVIAMRALGDPDAFLPTDLGIRRAAEELGLPATPAALTARAAAWRPWRAYAVQYLWATDSHPINFLPV from the coding sequence ATGCAGAACGGGATGCACACCGACCGCGAACGCTGTGTGCGCGCCGTCCGGTCCAAGGACGCGCGCTTCGACGGCTGGTTCTTCACGGCGGTCCTGACCACCGGAATCTACTGCCGGCCGAGCTGCCCGGCGGTACCGCCCAAGCCGGAGAACATGGTGTTCCGGCCGAGCGCCGCCGCCTGCCAGCAGGCCGGCTTCCGCGCCTGCAAGCGCTGCCGGCCCGACACCAGCCCCGGCTCCCCGGAGTGGAACCGGCGGGCCGACCTGGTCGCGCGGGCCATGCGGCTGATCGCGGACGGCGTCGTCGACCGCGAGGGCGTACCCGGACTCGCCGCCCGGCTGGGATACAGCACCCGCCAGATCGAACGTCAGCTCGTGGGCGAACTCGGCGCGGGACCGCTCGCCTTGGCCCGCGCCCAGCGCGCCCAGACCGCCCGCCTCCTCATCGAGACCACCGCACTCCCCATGGCGGACGTCGCGTTCGCCGCCGGCTTCGCCTCCGTGCGCACCTTCAACGACACCGTGCGCGAGGTCTTCGCCCTCGCTCCGAGCGCACTGCGCGCCCGCGTCCCGCGCAAGGACGCCCCCGTCCACCCGGCGACGCCCGGGACGCTCGTCCTGCGCCTCCCCTTCCGCACCCCCCTCAACCCCGACAACCTGTTCGGGCATCTGGCCGCGACCGGCGTCCCCGGCGTGGAGGAGTGGCGGGACGGCGCGTTCCGGCGCACGCTGCGGCTGCCGTACGGGCACGGCGTGGTGGCGCTCACCCCGAACCCCGACCACATCGGCTGCCGTCTCACCCTCAGCGACCTGCGCGATCTCACCGTGGCCATCAGCCGCTGCCGGCGGATGCTGGACCTGGACGCCGACCCGGTCGCCGTCGACGACCAGCTGCGCACCGACCCGCTGCTCGCGCCCCTGGTGGACAAGGCGCCCGGCCGACGGGTGCCGCGCACGGTCGACGAGGCGGAGTTCGCCGTCCGCGCCGTGCTGGGCCAGCAGGTGTCCACCGCGGCGGCCCGCACCCACGCCGCCCGTCTGGTCACCGCCCACGGCGACCCGGTGGACGATCCCGAAGGCGGCCTCACGCACCTCTTCCCCAGCCCCGAGGCCCTGGCCGAGGTCGATCCCGGGTCGCTCGCCATGCCGCGCACCCGCCGCACCACCTTCACCACCCTGGTGCGCGAACTCGCCGCCGGTACCCTGCGCCTCGGCGCGGAGAGCGACTGGCCCGAGGCCCGCGCGAGGCTCCTCGCGCTGCCCGGCTTCGGTCCCTGGACCACCGACGTCATCGCGATGCGCGCCCTCGGCGACCCCGACGCCTTCCTGCCCACCGACCTCGGAATCCGGCGTGCCGCCGAGGAGTTGGGCCTGCCCGCCACGCCCGCGGCGCTCACCGCACGGGCGGCGGCCTGGCGCCCCTGGCGCGCGTACGCCGTCCAGTACCTCTGGGCGACCGACAGCCACCCGATCAACTTCCTTCCGGTATAA
- a CDS encoding methylated-DNA--[protein]-cysteine S-methyltransferase, with translation MKQHTIIDSPYGPLTLVADDGVLCGLYMTDQRHRPPEEDFGSRDDRRFGAAEEQLAAYFARELTEFTLELRLHGTPFQRSVWAGLRAIPYGETRSYGELAEALGSPGASRAVGLANGRNPIGIIVPCHRVIGAGGGLTGYGGGLHRKRRLLDFENGATAAERTLF, from the coding sequence GTGAAGCAGCACACGATCATCGACAGCCCGTACGGCCCGCTCACCCTCGTCGCCGACGACGGCGTCCTGTGCGGCCTCTACATGACCGACCAGCGCCACCGGCCGCCCGAGGAGGACTTCGGTTCCCGGGACGACCGGCGCTTCGGCGCCGCCGAGGAGCAGCTGGCGGCCTATTTCGCGCGCGAGTTGACGGAGTTCACCCTCGAACTGCGCCTGCACGGAACCCCGTTCCAGCGCAGCGTGTGGGCCGGTCTGCGGGCGATCCCGTACGGCGAGACCCGCAGTTACGGCGAACTCGCCGAAGCCCTCGGCAGCCCGGGCGCCTCCCGTGCGGTGGGCCTCGCCAACGGCCGGAACCCCATCGGCATCATCGTGCCCTGCCACCGCGTGATCGGCGCCGGCGGCGGCCTCACCGGCTACGGCGGCGGCCTGCACCGCAAACGCCGTCTGCTGGACTTCGAGAACGGAGCCACGGCGGCCGAGCGGACCCTGTTCTAG
- a CDS encoding Sir2 family NAD-dependent protein deacetylase has product MSKPLVAILSGAGISTDSGIPDYRGPNGLWRRDPQAENLVTYEYYMGAAEIRRRSWQMRRTSRALKAEPNAAHLAVAELERSGVPVRVITQNVDGLHQLAGVPARKVLELHGTARSVVCTSCRARGPMEDALARLEAGEEDPPCAQCGGILKSATVMFGERLDPVVLGQALAISKACTVFIAVGTSLRVQPAAGLAGVAADHGARLVIVNAEPTPYDDIADEVIREPIGTALPKLLRSLEKESA; this is encoded by the coding sequence ATGAGCAAGCCTCTTGTCGCCATCCTCAGCGGTGCCGGCATCTCCACCGATTCCGGCATCCCCGACTACCGCGGTCCGAACGGGCTGTGGCGGCGCGATCCGCAGGCGGAGAATCTGGTCACCTACGAGTACTACATGGGTGCTGCGGAGATCCGGCGGCGCTCGTGGCAGATGCGGCGCACGAGCCGGGCGCTGAAGGCCGAGCCGAACGCCGCGCATCTGGCCGTCGCCGAGCTGGAGAGGTCCGGGGTCCCCGTGCGGGTGATCACCCAGAACGTGGACGGGCTCCATCAACTCGCCGGCGTGCCCGCCCGCAAGGTCCTGGAACTGCACGGCACCGCCCGCAGCGTCGTGTGCACGAGCTGCCGCGCCCGCGGGCCGATGGAGGACGCCCTCGCCCGCCTGGAGGCCGGCGAGGAGGACCCGCCCTGCGCGCAGTGCGGCGGGATCCTCAAGTCGGCCACCGTCATGTTCGGTGAACGGCTCGACCCGGTCGTCCTCGGCCAGGCGCTGGCGATCAGCAAGGCGTGCACCGTGTTCATCGCCGTCGGCACCAGCCTGCGCGTCCAGCCCGCCGCGGGACTCGCCGGCGTCGCCGCCGATCACGGAGCCCGCCTGGTCATCGTCAACGCCGAGCCGACCCCGTACGACGACATCGCCGACGAGGTGATCCGCGAGCCCATCGGCACCGCCCTGCCCAAGCTCCTGCGCAGCCTGGAGAAGGAGAGCGCGTAG
- a CDS encoding type II toxin-antitoxin system VapB family antitoxin codes for MAKVSVSLDAELVVEVMVLTGVGSPQDAVELVVRDYIARGHRTEARTAARDEALRDVDGRQRDVEG; via the coding sequence ATGGCCAAGGTATCCGTCTCGCTCGACGCCGAACTCGTCGTCGAGGTCATGGTGCTCACCGGTGTGGGCAGTCCGCAGGACGCCGTCGAGCTGGTCGTGCGCGACTACATCGCACGCGGTCACCGCACGGAGGCCCGTACCGCGGCCCGCGACGAGGCGCTGCGGGACGTGGACGGCAGGCAGCGCGACGTCGAGGGGTGA
- a CDS encoding NUDIX hydrolase, which translates to MTASSTPDRTAYIASLPRVLAGAAAVFRDAQGRVLLVEPNYRAGWALPGGTIESDGGESPRQAARRETLEEIGLDRELGRLLAVDWVLGPDRPPLVAYVYDGGVLREDDLGAIRLQESELLSWRLVPREEITGHLLGALGRRALAALDALADGSVTAELENGRPAR; encoded by the coding sequence ATGACCGCCTCCAGCACGCCCGACCGCACGGCGTACATCGCCTCCCTGCCCCGTGTCCTGGCCGGCGCGGCCGCCGTGTTCCGCGACGCTCAGGGGCGGGTCCTGCTCGTCGAGCCGAACTACCGGGCCGGCTGGGCCCTTCCGGGCGGCACGATCGAGTCCGACGGGGGCGAGAGCCCCCGGCAGGCCGCGCGACGCGAGACGCTCGAGGAGATCGGGCTCGACCGTGAGCTCGGCCGGCTGCTCGCGGTGGACTGGGTGCTCGGCCCGGACCGTCCGCCGCTGGTGGCGTACGTGTACGACGGCGGCGTCCTCCGCGAGGACGACCTCGGGGCGATCCGGCTGCAGGAGTCGGAGCTGCTGTCCTGGCGGCTGGTGCCGCGCGAGGAGATCACCGGCCATCTGCTGGGCGCGCTGGGCCGCCGCGCACTGGCCGCGCTGGACGCCCTGGCCGACGGCTCGGTGACGGCCGAGCTGGAGAACGGCCGTCCCGCACGCTGA
- a CDS encoding glycerate kinase, giving the protein MLVAADKFKGSLTAVEVAERVTAGLRRAVPDVEVAALPVADGGDGTVAAAVAAGFARREVRVAGPLGQEVTAAFAVRGDTAVVEMAEASGLQRLPAGVLTPLTASTYGSGELLRAALDAGVRTIVFGVGGSATTDGGAGMLSALGARFLDEDGEPVAPGGGGLARLARADLSALDPRLAAVKLVLASDVDNPLTGPKGASAVYGPQKGASPADVDTLDAALAHYARVIEASVGPRAAEYADAPGAGAAGGIGYGALLVGARFRAGIEVMLDVLGFAPALERAELVITGEGSLDEQTLHGKAPAGVAAAARAAGKEVVAVCGRLALPPVELGRAGIRRAYPLTDVEPDVATCIADAGPILERVAERIGRDFLS; this is encoded by the coding sequence GTGCTCGTGGCCGCGGACAAGTTCAAGGGCTCGCTGACGGCAGTGGAGGTCGCCGAGCGGGTGACGGCCGGGCTGCGCCGGGCCGTGCCGGACGTCGAGGTGGCGGCCCTGCCCGTCGCGGACGGCGGCGACGGGACGGTGGCCGCTGCGGTGGCGGCCGGGTTCGCACGCCGGGAGGTGCGGGTCGCCGGTCCGCTCGGCCAGGAGGTGACGGCCGCGTTCGCGGTGCGCGGCGACACCGCGGTGGTGGAGATGGCGGAGGCGAGCGGACTGCAACGGCTCCCGGCCGGCGTCCTCACCCCCCTCACGGCGTCCACGTACGGCTCGGGCGAGCTGCTGCGGGCCGCGCTCGACGCGGGTGTGCGGACGATCGTGTTCGGCGTCGGCGGCAGCGCGACCACGGACGGCGGCGCGGGCATGCTCTCGGCGCTCGGCGCGCGGTTCCTCGACGAGGACGGCGAGCCGGTGGCTCCGGGCGGCGGCGGCCTCGCGCGGCTGGCCCGCGCCGACCTGTCCGCGCTGGACCCCCGCCTCGCCGCGGTGAAACTGGTGCTGGCGAGCGACGTCGACAACCCGCTGACCGGGCCCAAGGGCGCGTCGGCGGTGTACGGGCCGCAGAAGGGCGCCTCGCCGGCCGACGTCGACACGCTGGACGCGGCGCTCGCGCACTACGCGCGCGTGATCGAGGCGTCGGTCGGGCCGCGGGCCGCCGAGTACGCCGACGCGCCGGGCGCGGGGGCGGCGGGCGGCATCGGCTACGGGGCGCTGCTGGTGGGCGCCCGCTTCCGCGCCGGCATCGAGGTCATGCTCGACGTGCTGGGCTTCGCGCCGGCGCTCGAACGGGCCGAGCTGGTGATCACCGGGGAGGGCTCGCTGGACGAGCAGACCCTGCACGGCAAGGCGCCCGCGGGTGTCGCCGCCGCCGCCCGGGCCGCCGGCAAGGAGGTCGTCGCCGTCTGCGGCCGCCTCGCGCTGCCGCCGGTGGAGCTGGGCCGGGCGGGCATCCGCCGGGCGTATCCGCTGACCGACGTCGAGCCGGACGTCGCCACGTGCATCGCGGATGCCGGACCGATCCTGGAACGCGTCGCGGAGCGGATCGGCCGCGACTTCCTGAGCTGA
- the pssA gene encoding CDP-diacylglycerol--serine O-phosphatidyltransferase encodes MPEADEVDDEEEMPLSLRLSIADTLTLGNATCGFMAVYFTTTGILIPHLTGSQESGMARHSAATAVILMLCAAIFDLFDGLVARKLRSSPMGAELDNLSDLISFGLAPAYFVLVYGMVADDAHQRVAAVGAIVVLLAVVLRLARFSCVTVKDGTFQGMPSPFGALTVVSIVLLGLPFEATLMAILGTAWLMVSRVEYPKPRGRLAGAVLIWIVLSMGLLAAWAFDAPSGQLLLQTGCALQLVMGAVIPLFATARRVNNFRGNRREARAGQLP; translated from the coding sequence GTGCCCGAGGCCGACGAGGTGGACGACGAAGAGGAGATGCCGCTCTCTCTGCGTCTGTCGATAGCGGACACGCTCACCCTCGGCAACGCCACATGCGGCTTCATGGCGGTGTACTTCACCACCACCGGCATCCTGATCCCGCACCTCACCGGCAGCCAGGAATCCGGCATGGCCCGCCACAGCGCGGCCACGGCGGTCATCCTGATGCTCTGCGCGGCGATCTTCGACCTCTTCGACGGCCTGGTCGCGCGCAAGCTGCGCTCCTCCCCGATGGGCGCGGAGCTGGACAACCTGTCGGACCTGATCAGCTTCGGTCTGGCGCCGGCGTACTTCGTCCTGGTCTACGGCATGGTCGCCGACGACGCCCACCAGCGGGTGGCGGCGGTCGGCGCGATCGTGGTCCTGCTGGCGGTGGTGCTCAGGCTGGCGAGATTCTCGTGCGTCACCGTCAAGGACGGCACCTTCCAGGGCATGCCGTCTCCGTTCGGCGCGCTCACGGTCGTCTCGATCGTCCTGCTCGGCCTGCCGTTCGAGGCGACCCTGATGGCCATTCTGGGCACCGCCTGGCTGATGGTGAGCCGGGTCGAGTACCCGAAGCCGCGTGGCCGCCTCGCCGGTGCGGTGCTCATCTGGATCGTGCTGTCGATGGGCCTGCTGGCGGCCTGGGCGTTCGACGCCCCGAGCGGTCAGCTCCTGCTCCAGACGGGCTGCGCTTTGCAGCTGGTCATGGGCGCGGTCATCCCGCTGTTCGCCACGGCCCGCCGGGTGAACAACTTCCGCGGCAACCGGCGCGAGGCCCGCGCGGGGCAGCTGCCGTAG